A region from the Lolium perenne isolate Kyuss_39 chromosome 4, Kyuss_2.0, whole genome shotgun sequence genome encodes:
- the LOC127294754 gene encoding pentatricopeptide repeat-containing protein At1g06140, mitochondrial-like, whose product MPRPFGLLQARKLHATLLKSGHHAHAYRCNLLLGAYTRGGALADARALLQHMPSPTLVSYNTLLSGYASSPALLDAALDLLDAMPHRDSWSWNTAISGLARAGRTREALRRFQQMTRGTVAPDAFTYSIVSPCCGGDLGTARQVHARALKAGVLADACVGTGFVRLYAAELRAMDDARKVFDCMPLRDSMSWNVLLDCATRSSGEAAGSCMQDFLRMVGTGVRPDQFTFATLLNGFADRYAGLEAMQLHSLILKTGYLKDLFLCNSLLNVYGRCGHVDLAKNLFDAMIQKDVVSWTAVISGLAASGHQADAFGIFRQMLKAATVPNSFTFGSVVSSCASVNDLGSGRQCHALAVKHGLELVPVVASSLLDMYSKCAEMDDAIRMFGIIPQRDIVSWNAMICGLAQNGQSARSLDLYDEMLRGRHQESVTPNSVTFVGVLTACSHAGAVQKGCTYFTQMVTDFHIQPVSEHYTCLVDLFARAGWLDEAEEIISNLPFKHDAVVLGTLLNGCRKYGNLEMAKRIAKRLLAKNSDDESSIFLLSNMYIANEEWDDARDLRDAVISRGTRKVTGNSWIDVGGQVQCFRAGFSPDAQFEQTYDVLQQLRLMMVDADKLVT is encoded by the coding sequence ATGCCGCGTCCATTTGGACTCCTCCAGGCGCGCAAGCTCCACGCCACGCTCCTCAAGTCCGGCCACCATGCCCACGCCTACCGCTGCAACCTCCTCCTCGGCGCCTACACCCGCGGCGGCGCCCTCGCCGACGCCCGGGCCCTCCTGCAACACATGCCATCTCCAACCCTCGTCTCCTACAACACCCTCCTCTCCGGCTACGCCTCCTCCCCCGCCCTCCTCGACGCCGCCCTCGACCTGCTCGACGCCATGCCCCACAGGGACTCCTGGTCCTGGAACACCGCAATCTCCGGTCTCGCCCGCGCCGGCCGGACGCGCGAGGCCCTGCGAAGGTTCCAGCAGATGACGCGCGGCACCGTGGCGCCGGACGCCTTCACCTACTCCATCGTCTCCCCGTGCTGCGGCGGCGACCTGGGAACCGCGCGGCAGGTCCACGCGAGGGCTCTCAAGGCCGGCGTCCTCGCGGACGCCTGCGTCGGCACTGGTTTCGTCAGGCTCTACGCGGCGGAGCTGCGCGCCATGGACGACGCGCGGAAGGTGTTCGACTGCATGCCGCTCAGAGATTCCATGTCGTGGAACGTCCTGCTGGACTGCGCTACGAGGTCCTCCGGTGAAGCTGCAGGGTCATGCATGCAGGACTTTCTCAGGATGGTCGGCACCGGGGTCCGGCCCGACCAGTTCACCTTCGCCACCCTCCTGAACGGTTTCGCCGACCGGTATGCTGGTCTAGAGGCGATGCAGCTGCACTCCCTTATTCTCAAAACCGGGTACCTCAAGGATCTCTTCCTGTGCAACTCGTTGCTGAACGTGTACGGGAGATGCGGTCACGTTGACCTGGCCAAGAATCTGTTCGATGCAATGATTCAAAAGGATGTCGTGTCGTGGACCGCAGTGATTTCTGGGCTTGCGGCCAGCGGACACCAGGCTGATGCCTTCGGCATATTCCGTCAGATGCTGAAAGCCGCGACGGTGCCCAATTCCTTCACCTTTGGCAGCGTCGTGAGCTCATGCGCCTCCGTGAATGACCTCGGCAGTGGAAGGCAGTGCCACGCTCTCGCAGTCAAGCACGGGCTGGAGCTTGTTCCTGTAGTTGCCAGCTCTTTGCTCGATATGTACTCAAAGTGCGCCGAGATGGATGATGCGATAAGAATGTTTGGCATCATACCACAGAGGGACATTGTATCTTGGAATGCGATGATATGTGGGTTAGCTCAGAATGGCCAGTCAGCGAGATCTCTGGACCTATATGATGAAATGCTGCGAGGACGTCATCAAGAATCTGTCACCCCAAACTCGGTGACCTTTGTGGGCGTCCTGACTGCATGCAGCCATGCTGGTGCTGTCCAAAAAGGTTGCACCTACTTTACTCAGATGGTTACTGACTTCCATATACAACCAGTTTCAGAGCACTACACTTgccttgtcgatctctttgcacgAGCTGGATGGTTAGATGAAGCAGAAGAGATCATTTCAAACTTGCCTTTCAAGCATGATGCTGTTGTCCTAGGCACGCTGCTTAATGGCTGTAGAAAATATGGTAACCTTGAAATGGCTAAGCGCATCGCCAAGAGGCTTCTTGCGAAAAATTCAGATGACGAATCGTCCATCTTTCTACTCTCAAATATGTACATTGCAAATGAAGAATGGGATGATGCGCGTGACCTGAGGGACGCTGTGATTTCAAGGGGAACTCGTAAAGTCACAGGAAATAGCTGGATTGATGTTGGTGGTCAAGTCCAATGTTTCAGGGCTGGTTTTAGTCCAGATGCACAATTTGAACAGACATATGATGTTCTGCAACAACTTCGGTTGATGATGGTAGATGCTGACAAGCTGGTAACATGA
- the LOC127294753 gene encoding LOW QUALITY PROTEIN: scarecrow-like protein 3 (The sequence of the model RefSeq protein was modified relative to this genomic sequence to represent the inferred CDS: deleted 1 base in 1 codon), with protein sequence MHRACAQDNGTADDLAQLGPVLYECAAHVIEGSFEKTDHSLRKIRKLASVVDGPLQRLSMIVADSLARRLLCPIQGFSAALIDPSLYLEQCCLRAACDNFANISPFLSTGFVTINRAILEQVQDEKVVRIIDLSCSTTHRWQWLKILHDFHDRPGGPPELRLTVVHEDSEFLDNMQAVLSKQAATLMPSFHFDKVIGRLETLDFSNLREILKINFGEAVVISCALKMHRLLTVDDSVSLDGIAQLQQMANMAQLKQMASSMYSPASTLSYPQTPSPQRQIPNLLVSFLSAVRMLRPKILVMMEQEADHNAPLFRDRFAETIPYYAALFDSLRAVAATNQQRARVEKMLLGEEIKNILVCEGVQRHERHERLSQWEMHMQRCQFDHVPLSFEAIREGKERLVSYKLKECRSVEDNGHILLCWGATRLYSISAWRPRDRGAAPNNVAGQRSRPLSSW encoded by the exons ATGCACAGGGCATGTGCTCAGGATAATGGCACGGCGGATGACTTGGCCCAGCTCGGCCCAGTCTTGTATGAGTGTGCAGCACATGTAATCGAAGGATCTTTTGAGAAGACTGACCACAGCCTTAGGAAGATCAGAAAGCTTGCCTCTGTAGTCGATGGTCCGCTGCAGCGTCTGTCCATGATCGTCGCTGACAGCTTAGCCCGCCGCCTCCTATGCCCCATCCAGGGGTTTTCTGCTGCTCTCATCGATCCATCTCTTTACCTCGAGCAGTGTTGCCTCCGTGCTGCCTGTGACAACTTCGCCAACATCAGCCCCTTCCTGAGCACCGGTTTTGTCACTATTAACCGGGCTATCCTGGAACAAGTCCAGGATGAAAAG GTTGTTCGCATTATTGACTTGTCCTGCTCAACCACCCACCGATGGCAGTGGCTCAAGATTCTTCATGACTTCCATGACCGCCCTGGGGGGCCACCTGAGCTACGCCTCACTGTTGTCCATGAAGACAGTGAGTTCCTGGACAATATGCAGGCTGTCCTATCTAAGCAAGCTGCTACCCTCATGCCATCATTCCATTTTGACAAGGTGATTGGCAGACTCGAGACACTGGACTTCAGCAATCTCCGTGAGATCCTCAAGATAAACTTCGGCGAGGCGGTTGTGATCAGCTGCGCTCTAAAGATGCATCGCCTCCTCACAGTCGATGACAGCGTGAGCCTTGATGGCATTGCTCAGCTTCAACAAATGGCAAACATGGCTCAGCTTAAGCAAATGGCCAGCTCAATGTACAGCCCAGCATCCACACTGAGTTATCCACAGACACCGTCCCCTCAACGTCAGATACCAAACTTGCTGGTGAGCTTCCTCTCCGCTGTCCGCATGCTTAGACCGAAAATCTTGGTCATGATGGAGCAAGAAGCAGACCACAACGCCCCACTGTTCCGTGACCGGTTCGCCGAGACGATTCCCTACTATGCCGCCCTCTTTGACAGCCTCCGTGCAGTAGCTGCCACCAACCAGCAGAGGGCACGCGTGGAGAAGATGCTCCTTGGGGAGGAGATCAAGAATATACTGGTGTGCGAGGGGGTGCAGCGGCACGAGCGGCATGAGAGACTAAGCCAGTGGGAAATGCACATGCAGCGATGCCAGTTTGACCATGTGCCCCTCAGCTTTGAAGCCATTAGGGAGGGGAAAGAGAGGCTGGTCAGCTATAAGCTTAAAGAATGCCGCAGCGTAGAAGACAATGGCCACATTCTGCTGTGCTGGGGTGCGACGCGTCTGTACTCGATCTCGGCATGGAGACCA AGAGATAGAGGCGCTGCGCCAAATAATGTGGCTGGCCAGCGCAGTAGGCCTCTCAGCTCATGGTGA
- the LOC127347445 gene encoding uncharacterized protein: protein MDGSGQDNDAAAGEQPHPPSGSGHVLLDALMGLMAALGDDAFMDARDDADDLEAGILRFGGHNNWGFDAVPASGEATPRWAVLPSGMDVSGGQSNDAEAGEQPQPIPAPSSYERGSIHSVVIVVPSDGSLHLFAFRAGGNGHGDMMSGYGDDAYSGGGFGAVPASDKAIQELEKAAVGETRETACGVCLESFEEDDQIRKMPCSHGFHESCIFKWLRVSRLCPHCRYAMPAETVQTSSVEGIKSLPAPSTQTKKHTEEYNLLLHVKEVIDRSPFMMEGTGFYLNEDEDLSCKNKFKICRGRIDGTAPSLCGEA, encoded by the exons ATGGACGGCTCCGGCCAGGACAACGACGCGGCGGCCGGCGAACAGCCACACCCTCCCTCGGGCTCGGGGCATGTATTGCTCGACGCACTCATGGGCCTCATGGCGGCTTTGGGTGATGACGCTTTCATGGATGCTCGAGACGATGCCGACGACTTAGAAGCAGGCATACTAAGGTTCGGAGGCCACAATAACTGGGGCTTCGACGCCGTCCCGGCGTCCGGCGAGGCGACGCCTAGATGGGCGGTGCTTCCAAGCGGGATGGATGTCTCCGGCGGCCAAAGCAACGACGCGGAAGCCGGCGAACAGCCGCAACCTATTCCGGCGCCCTCGTCGTATGAACGTGGATCCATCCATAGCGTCGTCATCGTGGTGCCCTCGGATGGGAGCCTACACCTGTTTGCCTTCAGGGCTGGAGGAAACGGCCACGGAGACATGAtgagcgggtatggggacgacgcTTACAGCGGCGGCGGCTTCGGTGCAGTCCCGGCGTCCGACAAGGCTATCCAGGAGCTGGAGAAGGCGGCCGTGGGGGAGACGAGGGAGACGGCATGCGGCGTGTGTCTTGAGAGCTTCGAGGAAGATGACCAGATCAGGAAGATGCCGTGCTCCCATGGATTCCACGAGAGCTGCATCTTCAAGTGGCTCCGGGTGAGCCGCCTCTGCCCGCACTGCCGCTACGCCATGCCCGCGGAGACAG TGCAGACTAGCTCCGTCGAGGGCATCAAATCACTACCAGCACCAAGCACCCAAACAAAGAAGCACACAGAGGAGTACAATCTGCTTCTACACGTGAAAGAGGTGATCGACCGCAGCCCTTTCATGATGGAGGGCACTGGTTTCTACCTTAACGAGGATGAAGACCTGAGCTGCAAGAACAAATTTAAGATATGTCGTGGCAGGATCGACGGCACAGCTCCCAGTCTTTGTGGCGAGGCATGA